The region GGAATTTCTAATCAAAACATAGGTGGCAAGCTTCCATTGGATCATTCACAGACAGTGAGCTTCTGTCCATTaacgattttagaccctttttaattattataatattataataataaaaaacaatatttttattttaaatcaactTTAGTGCTTAAAGTTAGAGTTTGCGAActtgttagtgacagaggacaaacaattacaggttcaaagggcttgaaaaaggtttaatatcctgtgtcgctgtcggcgatgctatgcacctgtaaccataGACATATAtcaaatggaccaacagatcccgttgctattagatattagaagcacttttccggtgatggctgagcgttactgcgcagcctccaactgagctcgaagacgtagatgtgacgtgagcaacctgtctgaaagttggaagtcttctggtagctgtgccaagagaaatctcaatcattcccaatctagcagagacggagagcgtaggtatttGTTAtcagataacatggacacaggctaattattgatcactaaaatgatagttaacattagtaattacacttaaacagctaatgtcagtcgaaactgcctgagagcttctcctgtactatacggtaattcctctactatgtgacagtaagtcgcgtggttatgacacaatcgttagcctgtttttacaaaaacgtctgctacggagccataacgtgaggtacaaggtaatggagccttttatacattgtcttgtttctttagaaataaacaatgcttcagatgtaaagttattcgctgtcaaagtggcgccaaaatgaatggcagtcaatggaatgctaacaggacgtagttttggccaatcggaggagGTTGTTCCAGACTCccacctttggctgagtctctatctgatctgtcagagggagagcaggacacggttgtgaagtttaacgttggtagtcgccagagaagaagttggtcatttcatgACGCacattagaacccaaattgaaacttAAGCAACtcaaattgctgaatgttagaacattttgTCAAATTGGCCGTTGTTAcagtgacttataaagtgttagttttagtgttaatagtgtcaaaaaacattagctgacgttgttgttcagtgGCTAGCTCCgagattatcggctaatgaaatGACTGATttagcgggggggggggtggggggggttaacacttttgcaaggcactgcatctgtgtcacattctcataaggagctgagcccccctaaagtctgatcctagaattgcCCCTGCTTCTGCCCTTCAGGAGGAGGAAGTAAACAAGGAGCAGAGGGCATCTGACTGTTATCATCCCGATaaggatgaagatggatggaattCCCTTCAGTTTATGAGCAACTTCAAACTGCATGGCCTCCTCCAAGAATAAGCCCATCGCCAATttattgaattgaataaaaatCAACATGAAAACAGAACTACAGAAGGCCTTTTAGTACAAACACTCTCCttgagcagctgcagcagctctttTGTTTGACTGATAGCAAATTGGCCTCTTGTATGTCTATTTTAAAACAAGTAAAACCGTTAATGTTCACTAATTCAGCCAAACTGAGCCTGCTCACTACCACTTAAAACCTGCTCATAAGCATGTCAGATATGGTCAAAAGTATGCGGACACCGTATTCATACTTTTACATTACGTTACGTACTTTGACTGTTTTTACGGTATGGACCTGGCCATTTAATTCCAATTAAAATAAATCGTAATGATACAGAATACAATGACATTTAAGACAATAAAGTGCATCCAACTTTGCTCTGTGGatccaaaaagaaagaaaatcttaTCTGTTTCTCAGTATATTAAATTATGTGCAAAATGCAACAGTGTCTAGTGCCTTTTTCATGTTTGTAAGGGAAATCTCCAACTGTGTcaacagtttgtgtttgtcCCTATCCTGTTTTAACATGACAATGCCCCGTGCACAAAGCCATGCTTCAAAAAGAAATAGTTTTCCCGGTTTGGTGTAGAAAAGGTTGACTGGTCTGCACATAGcactgacctcaaccccatccaaatgtaatgtaatgtatccTTACGAGATCAATCAAGTAGGCTTCTTCTAACACCTTTGGATGAACTGGAGCGCCGACTGTGAGCTAGATCTGATCACCAACATCATTGTTGGACCTCAATAATGCTGTTTTGGCTGACtgggagcaaatccctgcagcagGTTCAACATGTGGTGCAAACGCCagctataataataattataattaatgaattacaatgttttcactctgttattattactacacactacacacaggcctgaaatacacacacatgctcagtacctatatatgcgctaatggagagatgtcagagtgagggggcctGCAGTTGTCAATGGACAGGCTGCcccaagcagttgggggtttggtgccttgccaATAgtaccttggcagtgcccaggaggtaaactggcacctctccagctaccagtccaccaccatactgtGGTCCGATaggggacttgaaccagtgaCCCTCTGGCTCCTGAACAAACCTACAGACCGAGCTACCGCCTCCCCTAAATTAGTAGGCTATCAGTATATTCGTATTCCCAGGAACATTATTTTGTAAATTGGGggttttttcttgtttatttgatGACTGATCAGTAAATcacctatttatttatataataaaagccTCTCTCATCCAGCACCCACCATTCACTAACCCCGCCCCTCAGCGCTTCCTATTGGCCAATCTGGAacgtaaatacaaaaaaatcccTCCCTCCTATTGGCTGGAGATCGCCTCTTTTCCGCGGTCCCCTCCCCTATGTTTAATAACAGGGCAGTTGGCGACTACTAGCCTAGCTCCCGACGTTTTCTTTCACAAGAGCAAGGACCCTCTACAAGAATGAAGTTCGTTAGGTTTATAATGAAAAACGCCGCCTTGGCCAGTGTGCCAAAACACATCGATCATTTCTCTAAGTTTTCTCCTTCACCGCTCTCCATGAAGCAATTTCTTGATTTCGGTGAGTATTGATCCGCGTTCAGATGGGTTATTAACTAACTAACACGGAGCTCTGTTAACCTGATCAGAAAAGTATCGGTGACAGATTATTATCTAATGCATAATTTGTCAAATGGACCACCATCCGCTCTGTTGAGGGTTTGCCTGCAGCAGCATCTGCTCATCGTGCACAGTGTTGCATCAGATCTGTAGCAAGCTCACTGGCTGTTTGGGCCCTGTGAAGGACACATTGAATGGCGCCTGCTAACATATTACTAATAGGTtatattttttgtctttcagcAGCTTGAAAATCAAGCAAATTGTCCAGAAAATGTGCTTATAAACAATGCAAATATCCAGTTTTATTAATAGGGATGAAGGTAATGGTTATTTTCATGATCTATTTATTGTTTTCACTAATTAAATTAGTCGTTTGGTCGAAATGTtagataatataaaaaaaatcccaatatttTATTGACCAAATTGCCTTTTCCAGGTCAATCTATTGATCTCTTATGATCACTTTTACTATTGATTCATTATCCTAGGAAGTATTGTTCAttaagtctataaaatgtcaggatATTGTGGAAAATggccaaccaacagtccaaaacccaaatatgttCAATATGATTTAAGTTGAAAGAGCTTCAGCTCTGATGATTATTGTCTCTGTGCTGATTCAGGTTCCATCAACGCCTGTGAGAAgacatcttttgtttttctgagaCAGGAGCTCCCTGTAAGACTTTCAAACATTATGAAGGAGATTAACCTGTTGCCTGACAAACTGCTCAGCACCCCGTCTGTGCAAACAGTGCAGAGCTGGTAAGTCCAACCAGGACAATTGATTTATTTGTAATGTTGTGATCCACGTTGCGTAACGTGTCAACTGTGACATTTTATCCCACAACAAGAGAACAAAACGAGTCTCTCAGCCTCTGTGGCTATTCATTAAAACCATGTTTGATACCAAATGTCATCCCCTGACGAGTGAGACGAGTACAGTCACAGCTTGTTTACGTCCATGTAGTAGGAATGTTGGCCAATTGAAATCCTTCCAACTCGCTCTGTGCAGGGTGGAGGGAGGCTCTCAGCTCTGAACCTTACCCTAGTTTCACGTCACACTCTTGTGTCCAAGAACTGCCTGTCTTTCCTTTTGTGAGCAGTGACCTACGGCCAAAATACCCTTAGAAAGTTGGAAAAACAGCCTTTTTAAAACCACGAACTTTCACTTATACAATTACTGCAGGCTCACTCAACTGTTCCTCATTTTACAGCATATGTTTATGCATGCGATTATAGATTATATAATTGAaacttgtatttgtttttagtcttttagtTTGGTTTTGATTTCACTGTAGTTTTAGGAGTGCaagtactttttattttatttttactttaggAATTTTAGGATTTGACtacttttaatttagttttagttgtgAGGAAAGCCTTCATTTTTTTAGAGCTGAAAAAGGCAGGATGAAAGAATGCATGACATCAAATAGGAATACAAGGTTTTATAGCAGCTGACATCCACTCTGTTGCATTGCTGCCACTTTCTGCAAGTAGTTACTGTTTCATCAACAACAAGTCAAACAGAACAGGGCAAAGTGGTATACTGTAGCAACCACAGTGCAAGTGGAGGGAGAAAAGGAAGCTTTTACCTGCATTTCTATTTTGTTtaagtttgtgttgtgtgttcattgtagtttttatttagtttttgtttagttttttgttaaCGACATATTTTTCACAGCAGGTTTTAGTCTAAGATTTCGTTAACTGTAATAACCCTGCTGTGAACatctttatgattttttttttgtcaggtaCATCCAGAGTTTATTGGAGATCCTTGAATTCCTAGACAAGAATCCTGATGACTACAAAGTCCTGGGAGAGTAAGTTCCTAATTTTCCTCAACAATCTCACATTTGTTCTTgaatgagacagagacagagggagtttGTCACTCTAAACTGCTggtatgttttcagaaacaacaCTCCCTCACTCTTTaggctgtgtgtttatttcacatacttggggggtggggggggaagcAAGGTGCAACTGCTGATATTTTGATGCTCTTAAGATGCTTATTTCCCACACATGTCTTAATGTAGTCTGTTTTCCCAACCACTCTGTCCCTTTGAAAGTGATATAACAGAATGAATGACATCTGGATATCTTTATGTCCTTCCCAGGTTTGTCGACGCCTTGGTTACCATCAGAAACAGGCACAACGATGTAGTGCCTACTATGGCCGAGGGTATCATAGAATACAAAGAGGTCTTCCCCCAGGACCTAATGACCAACCAGAACATCCAATACTTTCTGGACCGCTTCTACATGAGCCGCATCTCTATTCGCATGCTCATAAACCAGCACAGTGAGTAACATTCACATTTCCCTGGATTGTTGGCATGCAACCAACGCAGCTAGAGATATcacgttacattttttttgtacctTCACACACATATGAACATGGTATGAAAAACTTCTTCTTCAAGATTTCTGAATTAGATTACACATTAGCCTTAATTTGGTTTGGTCAAAAGTTTTTATTCTTCTTGCATTGTGTCTGAAATGAATATTTTCATCCCAGGCtctgttacatttttattttattgacatccaggggaaaaaaaaagtctctaccCTGAAATAATCCTTCATAACATGTCGCCTcataaactttattgtcaaaTCAATTATGGTTTTTCATGTGGGATGTTTTTGTTCGCCTAGGGAGCAGTTTGAGTCGAGTtcacattatacattttatacttAAACATGCAACATGCGGTACAAAATGATTGGGGGGAAaataggggtgttgaaatgaatcattgcattgATGCATCGCGATTCAGTGACAGATCATAAttgattattgcctactgatgttacttaTTGATTTTCCGgtcgcttttttttttgtgtgtgtaccttttgctgttttttgctTTGTTCAAACTCGgttacattcattttttttttttttttagagcagatacaataaaaaggggagttcgtATATATCTGACTTCTTgaatttgttgttgaaaaccatgtgtagcaatatataataatactgaGGAAGTGATGCGTCGCGATATCGATTTGAAGCGCTGAGAGGATAATCGTTATCTAAtggtgagaccagtgaagattcacacccctaggGTAAACGGAAGCAAAACTactgcatttgttttgtttctccttCTTCCATTAGTCAGCactaatttatttaattgtattgatttcagtttttaatttttttttattacgtcATCATAAGACAGATTGGCTGCCTCTGGATGATAACATGCTATTTAGAGTTGTTTGCTCTTGTTGCTCGTAGAGTTCTCATCATCAGTCATGTGTGGAACAAAGATTGTTGATGCGTATCATGTTGTGATAGTGTAATCTTTCAAAACTACTGCTGCATGAAGGGAAAACCATAATGTTGTGTGTTAAGTGAATTTACAGTAGCAGCTTGTACCCGTCTTACGGCAGGTTTTGGCttctatgtttgtttttttttgcctgcaTTTCATTTAAGCAGATCTTGTGTTATAACTTCGGTATCAAACTTCTATACTTCTGGGCACCAGCcagtgacggactggccatctggaatttgggcaaatgccagaagggccgCTCCCCTATGGGCCACTACTGATAATATGTCTTTGGTTAAGGTTACTCTGGAAGGCAGAGTTACTCATTTCCAAGCTAGGTTATTGACAAAAATAGGGCCGGTGTGTTGCAAATGCCAGGGCCGTCTTTAGATTCCAGTCCGTCACTGGTACCAGCCATGTGCCAGTGTCTCTTCTaggattttagttttttagcagtggggggaGGGAGGTTAGGGTTAACAGAAGGTTTGCTGATCCCAGACCACCCCAACTACCCCATCCCCCACACTCCGGATCAGCATACTTTCTGTTGGTGCCGTTGCACAGGTTAGACGGGCGGAATTAGAGTTTCTACAGCTGTTAAATGAAGGTCTGTCTCGGGAGCTGCTGCCCGCTCTCCTCCCAGCAAATGAATTTATCAAATTCAGTTCCCCATAACGCCATTTTTCCAAATACTATAGCTGTCATATTGTACGGGACCCGCGTTTTCCATGGCAATGCAGCCGTCAAAGCTTTCTCGGTATCAGTACCAAAACTTGTATCGTATACGCAACATTTCAAATGATCCCCAACTCAAATTGTTGCTGAACTTGGTATGTTAATGGCCCAATATTTACAGATAACACACTTTGTGCTTTCTGTTCTTCCTAACTAAAGTTCTTTtgttctctgcagctcttattTTTGATGGTACCCTCAACCCTGTCCACCCAAACACCATTGGGAGCATTGACCCTCACTGTCAAGTTGGAGATGTAGTCCAGGGTAAATACTAAATCTGTATTATAGTACTGTATTGTTGTAATTGTATTGTGATCATGTGTAtacaaaatatttcatttttgttatgtATTGTAATCATAATTTCTGACATTATTGTCGCTCTTTTTTCGGTCAGATGCCTTCAACAGTGCCAAGATGCTATGTGAACAGTACTACCTCCGCTCCCCAGATCTGATACTACAGGAGATATGCGGTAAGCTTACTTTAATTTAAGCTGGCAGTTCAAACCCAGTTTTACTCTTAATGCCGACAACCCAAATGGCAAAAATCCTCGTTGTTTGTTCAGGAgatttaaaaaggaaacaagtcctgtgtgtgtacatacagtatgagtgTTTGAATGTAGATAGAACGTTCAGCCAGGTGGACCTGAGAGGCCTCTAATTATAGCACTGAAGCTCTGGTAAAGGCTGAATGAGCCCGGGCTGACTGCATCAGACAATATTGACGCAGACCCTTTTCTCTCCATCCTCTCAAACCGTAAAACCAGAGCTTCGCAGAATAATTGCCTCTGGTGGAAAACGTCCACGAGTGGTGAGGATAATGCATTTGAAATGAAGTGGAATGAATCAACaatcattgtgtgttttttttgcagtcaAGGAGAAGAAGAACTATCCAATAAGCATTGAATACGTGCCCTCTCACCTTTACCACATGCTGTTTGAGCTCTTCAAGGTGTGACACGTCTTATAGTTTTGAATTATAGACTGACAGATATTACAAtggaaagtacattttaaaaactacgTTAAGATCACTTTTACTATGTCATATTATCCTTTTTGTAGAATGCTATGAGAGCCACCATTGAGACCCATGACGACAGCAACAACCTTCCACCCATTCAAGTCATGGTGTCTCTTGGAGATGAGGACATGTCAATCAAGGTGGGTAGCAAGTTACAGTACAGCGTCTTGAAATGGACAAACGAAAAAAAGTGTGTTATTTTGGTTAATACAGAAATTGAAAAAGGGACATTTTGGTTGCTGTCAAatctttacaatctgtacaacaCACAAGAAGTCTTTTTGGTGTGAACTTTGTTTTTGCATGTTCTGTCTGTGCTTGTGCAAGTTTGTCCCAGGAGATTCCTCCCATAATGTTCACATCACTCACTAACAGCAGGCGGATTAGAGTTTTGGAGTTGTCTGTGGGAGGGgaaagtgtgtttttatgtttgtaatCTCAGTTTAATGAAGCTTATAAAGATAATACCCTTTCAAGTTAATCTTTTACACTGTTGTTATCGCACAAGTTCAAATCAGTGTGGTATTACATTCATTATTCAAACAGCtataatgaatacaaaatgtgGTATGCCTTTGCTCTCAAAGCTGAGAATACCACCCATTGCTTTGTCATTGCCCTAGTCTGGTATTGTCAGACCTCTCTCAAGACTATCATTGTGTCAAAATCTTTCTCTAAACCTGTTATGTGATGACTTCACCCTCAATTAATCCCATTGCAGGCCGCATAGCTACTAAGCTCTGATAAGATTAACTACAGTACATGGGGGGCCTTCATGAACCTTGTCTTAATACCCTGTTGTTACCAGGACATGTTAATGCTTGTTGTGACTCAACATGCTTGTTGTGATACATACACAGTCAATGATGTACCACACAATAAAAAacgacttaaagtgctcatattatgctcatattcaggttcataattaccgaaataggtttacatggtttaattttcaagtttgtgttgtactgcacattgctgcagctcctcttttctagggttgggcatcgagaaacgattcctacttggaatcgtttcaaaaattacgattccattggaatagtttctttattggaattgtttggaatcgtttggatttggtttcaaatctgatcatgggttccaaatttaacatgtgcaagttttggtttccgtagcggccaggcgcttgttgtgttgcagccgtgGAGCACAGCAAGCGgagctctagtgtggctttgttttacgttgaaaaagctcggtaaaactgcaaaccaccattgaatcaaaagaAAACTTTCCTctcatttgtgaaaataggcatgtgacccgtttcaactccacccctcaaagaatcggaatcgagaatcgataagaactggaatcgaaaggaagaatatttttatattaacaattgaTCCAAAATAttgtataaactacatgtgttttgtgtcgGTAATCTTAATTcataaagtaactagtaactaaagctgtcagaaatgtagtggagtaaaaagtacaatatttccctctgaaatctagtggaaagtgacatgaaaaatagtacctcaaatttgtacttgagtacagtacttgagtaaaagacattccaccactgctaaagagacagatatttagttagcAGAGCCCAAAACAAAGCTAATAGGAGAGCGAATATTGGTAATCTTAAAGAACAAAAAGCTATCAATCATATTtcttttgatttcaaaatacttgcATGTTACCCTTAAATGTTGGGGTCCTAGATGGAGACAAAGGTGAGCATGCACATtctgaaaaaatgttttggaatGGCTCGCGATGATGGAATGATTCACCATGATGATATGTGGAGTAAACCAACGGTATGGCACTTCGCTTTTACCGTTAAGTAGATGCCATGTGTTCAAGGACCTTAGtcattctctctcctttctctgatCTGTCTCACCACTCGGTATCCGCCTCTGTCTGTACAGGTGAGCGACAAGGGTGGCGGTGTCCCCTTTCGAAGGATCGAGAACCTTTTCAGCTACATGTACTCCACTGCTCCTGCTCCACACATAGGAGAGCGCTCACGGCCTCCACTGGTAAGTAGAGATGCAAGCGGTGGGATGGCGGGATTTCATTTATTAACTCGATTTCACTCCTACATATATTGAAAAACAAATGAGGCATAAAGTCGTACCATATGCCCATTTGGTTTCATTTCTATACTGCCTACAAGGGTCCACATGCTTGTAGGCAGTATAGAAATGACACCTTTTATTTAGACTCGTTCCTATTTAAAGATTGAAATCACGGCctcattatttttctcaaataACGAGTGACCTACAATGCACAAAGCAAACTTGACAACAGCCCTGTTTGAGTGCTGCTGCATGCAGTGTAACAAAGAACAAAGCCTTCTGAAACCCCTgatcccctctttctctctccatgcAGGCTGGCTTCGGCTACGGTCTGCCCATTTCTCGCCTCTACGCCAAGTACTTCCAGGGAGACCTGCAGCTCTTCTCCATGGAGGGCCACGGCACGGACGCTGTCATCTACCTGAAGGTGAGCCAGCATGGCGATCATGAATGAAACTGTGACAAGACGGCAAGGGTTTGAAAGTTCGCAGCACAGAGAAAACTGCATTGTGGCATCATTCTTTTGTTTAACAGAAACACTCTGCAGACCCATGGAGCCAGTGCATGTATGACAAGATATTTGTAATTACACCTGTCTTCTCGACCCTCCAGGCGCTGTCCACAGACTCCATTGAGAGGTTGCCGGTGTACAACAAAACTGCTCTGAAGAACTACAAAGTGAGCCAAGAGGCCGACGACTGGTGCATACCCAGTAAAGAGCCCTTAGATCTGAGCATCTATAAGATGCCCAAGTGAAAATGTGTGCTTCAAgcctacagtacatacagtacatgaagcCTTTAGTATTTCTGTCTTCATAGTCCCATGTCATCATCTGTCAAGGCAGATGTGGGCGCCAAACCTTTTTCTACTGAAATGGTCATCTCCAGACTAAAGCGACAGAGTGCCCTCTTATTATTTAGTCTGGTTTTAGCATGTTCATGTTGCTCTCAGACCCTGTTGTCCTTTTTGGATTCTtcgtagaaaaaaaacagctactaGCTGACTTACACTTCGGAGATGCAACTCTAACGTTGCATCACGTGCAGGTCGAGACAGAGGCAGCACCTGGCATGTTATCGGTGTGGTGTTGTGACGAAAAAAAGTGGGAATATGAGTGGACCCAATGCAAAGTAACAGGAGGGTTTAAATAGTCCAGCTTAAGACCCTAAACATGCAGTAAAGTAATTACAGCAGGCGTTTGAGGAGCGACATATGGAGGTATTCAGTTGAACAGGGAGAGACCTGTTGTTGAACAATTGGAAGAGATCCTCCTGTAGGAAATGTCACCCAAGCCTTATTGTAGCAACTTCACCCAAAGGCTCCTTTTATTGACATGCTTGAAAGAATCTTAAATATTACTAATATTGAACCTTGTTAAAATTGTAAGTACTGTATTACAGTTGATTTTGAAGAAATGTATGACTTTTAAGTTCACTCAACTTAAAAGTCAAACATTTGTAGTGCTTTCTTATATTTGATTTTGATGTTTCAGCACTTAAGGTATTCACGTTGACTGGTAAGATACAGTGTTATCTTAATATCAGTTTTTTTTGGACCAGGCTGAATGTAATCTGCTCTCTTCTGTGCATTCATTTGTATTAATGGCAGAGGCAGAGAGTATTACATAGGGCCCATAGTTCTCTCTGGTATACCAGGTTTCACAGACACCAGAAGATTCGTCATGCTTTTGTTTTGGAGGTTTGATGCTTTTAGCTGAGTTCAATAGAGGCTTGTGTTATTAAAGCCCAGAAGGCAGTGCATGCCATGTTTGAGTTCTCTACAGTCTCAGATTGGTTATTACACTGTGCCATATGAGGAAAGAGTGTCCCATGACcatatgtgttttcttttgtatcACATTGATATTAACCATGCAGTAAGTTAAAGGTTATTTTTATAGCTACGCGTGTTGCGACTGAAATGTTTGTACAAAGTGTGAATacaatataattaataataataaagaacatCTTAAGTACAAAAGCTTCTCTTGTGTTATTTCATCCTGCGTACGGTGTGTTAGAGTAGACTACAGTTGATTAGGTGATTGATTATTTCAGTCAGTGGAGGATCCCTGTGGGGTTCAGCTGTGTGGGATGAAAAGGGAGAAACAAAGTGGAGATATTTCACGTCAACAGCAATATCTATTTTGAACAAGGCAAAATAGACTTTCGGCACTTTTTAATGCTGTTTGCTCACCTGCTCTTATTTATTTAGGGAATTGTTGTAGTTGTTTgcttttaatgtaattttatcTGAGTCTTTCATGGGTGTATGTTTTTTATGTGGTCAGTGAAcccctagtctatatctacgacgTTTCACTTCAGGGATTGGTCCGATGCCGCAGGAAATCCCGCCGGAttcatgtcttttcgccgatgtccgtttcttTCCGCTTTCTTCTTCTGCAGGActttggttaactgctcctcagatctctgcggggtaaatccagacagctagttagactatctaactaaaacaacttttgaacgtacacgttccaccaaaataaggtccttctcgaggctattttTCAGCGGCTCCGTacggagcttagtgccgcccatgacgattgtgattggtttaaagaaatgccaataaaccagagcacattttttctcccatcccagaatgctgtgtggactagccagaccttcctccgcggcgctgtggaggaaggtctggcaaagcgagactagtgagCCCCTAAACCAAGACAATTTTCTATCATCATCATTTTTGAATCTTATGTCACCGTCACTGGATCTGTTCTGAAGCTGGTGATGAGTTCAGGAACTCTACCCTGCAGTCATCAGACCCTCAGGCTCCAAAAAAGTCTTACCACTGAAAGATTCATGTCTGTAGAAGCTCCCACCCTTCTTGTGTTACGGCACTTTTATGCCAGCAAATGACGAGCTAGATTACACTTCTAAAACTTTCCTCCTTTGGCCCACAGCCCAATAAGACAGAGGTCACTATGGGAAGACAGACAAGTCACAGTCTCGTGGTTGTTTGCGATCAGGGAAATGTGAGGCTCATGCAGCTAAATGGTGAGAACCTATACAGAGTTCTAATAATAGATAAAAAGGTTCTGTTGGCTTTTTGTGTCTCATATGTACACtatatggagagagagatgttaGTACGGTATGTTAGTAATGGCAGTGGTGAAAAGTAACTCAACACATTTACTTTTTAGGTACTTGTACTACATATCCTACACTCCATACACATACGTACTGTCTAGCACTTTCTGTGTATACTTACTTagcagccctgtgtgtgtgtgtgtgtgcgtgtgtgtgtgtgtgtgtgtgtgtgt is a window of Sander vitreus isolate 19-12246 chromosome 21, sanVit1, whole genome shotgun sequence DNA encoding:
- the pdk2a gene encoding pyruvate dehydrogenase (acetyl-transferring) kinase isozyme 2, mitochondrial, with the translated sequence MKFVRFIMKNAALASVPKHIDHFSKFSPSPLSMKQFLDFGSINACEKTSFVFLRQELPVRLSNIMKEINLLPDKLLSTPSVQTVQSWYIQSLLEILEFLDKNPDDYKVLGEFVDALVTIRNRHNDVVPTMAEGIIEYKEVFPQDLMTNQNIQYFLDRFYMSRISIRMLINQHTLIFDGTLNPVHPNTIGSIDPHCQVGDVVQDAFNSAKMLCEQYYLRSPDLILQEICVKEKKNYPISIEYVPSHLYHMLFELFKNAMRATIETHDDSNNLPPIQVMVSLGDEDMSIKVSDKGGGVPFRRIENLFSYMYSTAPAPHIGERSRPPLAGFGYGLPISRLYAKYFQGDLQLFSMEGHGTDAVIYLKALSTDSIERLPVYNKTALKNYKVSQEADDWCIPSKEPLDLSIYKMPK